The following are from one region of the Candidatus Methylomirabilota bacterium genome:
- a CDS encoding RidA family protein translates to MAPKAITSKELGPALGMYSHGMIVPAGEIVVVAGQVGANRTGEVVGSGDVVAQTKQAFENVRAVLTAAGCAMTDVVRFQTFLTHAIDIDGFMQARRELFPRYFPGGVYPPNTLLVISRLVKPELLVEIEAMAVKPAKAATAPRKMTKPAPRARRRR, encoded by the coding sequence ATGGCGCCCAAGGCGATCACCTCCAAGGAGCTGGGCCCGGCCCTCGGCATGTACTCCCACGGCATGATCGTGCCGGCCGGGGAGATCGTGGTGGTGGCGGGGCAGGTGGGCGCCAACCGCACCGGCGAGGTGGTGGGGTCGGGCGACGTGGTCGCTCAGACGAAGCAGGCCTTCGAGAACGTGCGGGCCGTGCTCACGGCCGCCGGCTGCGCCATGACCGACGTGGTGCGCTTCCAGACCTTCCTCACCCATGCCATCGACATCGACGGCTTCATGCAGGCGCGGCGCGAGCTCTTCCCGCGGTATTTTCCCGGCGGCGTCTATCCCCCCAACACGCTGCTCGTCATCTCGCGGCTGGTGAAGCCCGAGCTGCTCGTGGAGATCGAGGCCATGGCCGTCAAGCCCGCGAAGGCGGCCACGGCTCCGCGCAAGATGACCAAGCCCGCCCCCCGCGCCCGGCGGCGTCGCTAG
- a CDS encoding benzoate-CoA ligase family protein, giving the protein MAASPFEVPDRFNAASFFVDRHVQEGRGGKTAFFCEEAEITYAQLQEMVNRAGNGLRDLGVEAEQRVLCLLLDTPAFLATFWGAIKIGAIPIPINTMMRSQDYLYFLNDSRAKVAVISEPLLAEAGPILSQATHLKHVVVAGKPGGSQISFDAWLSRAASTLEAAATSKDDACFWLYSSGSTGFPKGVVHLQHDMVVCSDTYALQVLGITENDRTFSAAKLFFAYGLGNNMYFPMRVGGQAVLYPHRPMPEAMFEVIHRYKPTIFFGVPTLYAAMLQVKEAETRWDLSSVRQCVSAGEALPEELYKRWRERFGVEILDGIGTTEILHIFLSNAPGRARPGSSGLAVPGYEARIVDDEGRPAPAGEIGNLRVKGDSTMAYYWNQHEKTKATLFGEWIQTGDKYYQDKDGYYWYCGRADDMLKVGGIWVSPVEVENTLVGHAAVLEAAVVGHEDTDRLVKPKAFVVLKDGQTASPSLEDELKTFVKDKLAPYKYPRWIEFVPALPKTATGKIQRFKLR; this is encoded by the coding sequence ATGGCCGCCTCGCCATTCGAAGTGCCGGACCGCTTCAATGCCGCCAGCTTCTTCGTGGACCGCCACGTGCAGGAAGGGCGCGGGGGCAAGACGGCCTTCTTCTGCGAGGAGGCCGAGATCACGTACGCGCAGCTCCAGGAGATGGTCAATCGCGCGGGTAATGGCCTGCGCGATCTGGGCGTGGAGGCGGAGCAGCGCGTGCTCTGCCTGCTCCTCGACACGCCGGCCTTCCTGGCCACCTTCTGGGGCGCCATCAAGATCGGCGCGATTCCCATCCCCATCAACACCATGATGCGCTCGCAGGACTATCTGTATTTCCTGAACGACAGCCGGGCCAAGGTCGCCGTCATCTCCGAGCCGCTCCTGGCCGAGGCGGGCCCCATTCTCTCTCAGGCCACCCATCTCAAGCATGTGGTGGTGGCGGGCAAGCCCGGCGGCTCGCAGATCAGCTTCGACGCCTGGCTCTCCCGCGCTGCCTCCACGCTCGAGGCCGCCGCCACCTCCAAGGATGACGCGTGCTTCTGGCTGTACTCCTCGGGGTCCACGGGGTTTCCCAAGGGCGTGGTGCACCTCCAGCACGACATGGTGGTGTGCTCGGACACCTACGCGCTGCAGGTTCTCGGCATCACGGAGAACGATCGCACCTTCTCGGCGGCCAAGCTCTTCTTCGCCTACGGCCTCGGCAACAACATGTATTTCCCCATGCGCGTGGGCGGCCAGGCCGTGCTCTACCCTCACCGGCCCATGCCCGAGGCCATGTTCGAAGTGATCCACCGCTACAAGCCGACCATCTTCTTCGGCGTGCCCACCCTCTATGCCGCCATGCTGCAGGTCAAGGAAGCCGAGACGCGCTGGGATCTCTCATCCGTGCGCCAGTGCGTGTCCGCGGGCGAGGCCCTGCCCGAAGAGCTCTACAAGCGATGGCGCGAGCGCTTCGGCGTCGAGATCCTCGACGGGATCGGCACCACGGAGATCCTGCACATCTTCCTCTCGAACGCGCCGGGCCGGGCCCGACCGGGCTCGAGCGGCCTCGCGGTGCCCGGCTACGAAGCGCGCATCGTGGACGACGAAGGGCGGCCGGCACCCGCGGGCGAGATCGGCAACCTGCGGGTCAAGGGCGACTCGACCATGGCCTACTACTGGAACCAGCACGAGAAGACCAAGGCCACTCTCTTCGGCGAGTGGATCCAGACCGGCGACAAGTACTACCAGGACAAGGACGGCTACTACTGGTACTGCGGCCGGGCCGACGACATGCTCAAGGTGGGCGGCATCTGGGTCTCCCCCGTCGAGGTGGAGAACACCCTGGTCGGCCATGCGGCCGTGCTCGAGGCCGCCGTGGTGGGCCACGAGGACACGGACCGGCTCGTCAAGCCCAAGGCCTTCGTGGTCCTCAAGGACGGCCAGACCGCTTCCCCCAGCCTCGAGGACGAGCTCAAGACCTTCGTGAAGGACAAGCTCGCCCCCTACAAGTATCCGCGCTGGATCGAGTTCGTTCCCGCCCTCCCCAAGACGGCCACCGGCAAGATCCAGCGCTTCAAGCTGCGCTGA
- a CDS encoding ABC transporter substrate-binding protein, with amino-acid sequence MKTPRGSRWIVPVAILVVLVLSSSRASATSPSDTLREFFRQAVAVIDDPRTETHPQEALGKIRQMADTIFDVRGAAPAALGPHWDARSPAERAEFTRVFGHLLEQAYLTWIKSLIGGQRIHIRYEGETTHDAVAMVKTTIQAKDGRSVPFDYRMRMSQGRWTIHDVIVDRVSLIENYRAQFKRVLATAPYSALMASMRAKTAEDAVVKAGVIDVVGSALSRDVRSQGP; translated from the coding sequence ATGAAGACCCCACGCGGTTCCCGCTGGATTGTTCCCGTCGCGATTCTCGTGGTTCTCGTCCTTTCCTCTAGCCGAGCGTCGGCGACGTCCCCAAGTGACACGCTGCGTGAATTCTTCAGACAAGCCGTTGCCGTGATTGATGATCCAAGAACCGAAACGCATCCTCAGGAGGCTCTCGGTAAGATTCGGCAGATGGCCGACACGATATTCGACGTGCGTGGGGCAGCTCCGGCGGCTCTCGGGCCTCATTGGGACGCGCGCTCGCCAGCGGAGCGCGCGGAGTTTACGCGGGTGTTCGGACATCTGCTGGAGCAAGCATATTTGACCTGGATCAAGTCCTTGATCGGGGGGCAGCGCATCCATATCCGATATGAGGGTGAAACGACGCATGATGCCGTGGCCATGGTCAAGACGACCATCCAGGCCAAAGACGGACGCAGCGTCCCCTTCGATTACCGCATGAGGATGAGTCAGGGGCGATGGACAATCCACGATGTCATCGTGGATCGGGTCAGCCTCATCGAGAACTATCGGGCACAGTTCAAACGCGTGCTCGCGACCGCGCCCTACTCGGCGCTCATGGCAAGCATGAGGGCGAAAACGGCTGAGGATGCGGTCGTCAAGGCCGGCGTGATCGATGTCGTCGGATCAGCCTTGAGCCGTGACGTTCGCTCGCAAGGGCCCTGA
- a CDS encoding carbohydrate-binding protein — MRKRLISPIPPNPSPADQDWLDVERLAQVEVTSEEVAHPIESALLPGEQSGWRAAQPGRQTIRLIFDEPQQLRHIRLLFMEAEITRTQEFTLRWSPDGGRSFHDIVRQQWNFSPLAATREVEDYHVELSRVTILELTIVPDQRGGDARASLAQWRLA; from the coding sequence ATGCGTAAGCGCTTGATCAGTCCGATTCCACCAAATCCGTCGCCCGCCGACCAGGACTGGTTAGACGTGGAGCGGTTGGCTCAAGTCGAAGTTACCTCCGAAGAGGTCGCGCACCCCATCGAGTCGGCGCTACTGCCCGGCGAGCAATCGGGCTGGCGAGCCGCACAACCTGGTAGGCAGACGATTCGGCTCATTTTCGACGAGCCACAACAGCTCAGGCATATCAGGCTGTTGTTCATGGAGGCTGAGATCACACGCACGCAAGAGTTTACCTTGCGGTGGTCGCCTGACGGCGGGCGCTCGTTTCACGATATCGTCCGGCAGCAGTGGAACTTCAGCCCACTCGCGGCCACGCGAGAGGTGGAAGATTACCATGTCGAACTCTCCCGGGTGACCATACTCGAACTTACGATCGTTCCAGATCAGCGTGGGGGTGATGCGCGGGCGTCGCTTGCGCAGTGGCGGCTGGCCTGA
- a CDS encoding ABC transporter substrate-binding protein: MDPLMERRTFMALVSGGLLAAPLTAGAQQPRRVPRLCFLTFDPGTAQSPSPRFEAFFQGLRDLGYVHGQTVTVDYLVADGRGERFPELAAECVRLRADIIAVTTTPAARAAKNATRTIPIVMVALGDPVGTELVHSLARPGGNVTGVTSMAPGLSAKRLELLKAAAPRVSRVLVLAYLVDPIAMPQIEELKKAAPSVGVQLQIRNIGTADDLPAAFDAGAKERADGLLTTSASIFIVHRARITELAARHRLPAIYSDRLLADAGGLMAYDANRRGLQMASGTYVDRILKGAKPADLPVEQPTKFEFVVNLKTAKALGLTIPDSLLRRADEIIQ, from the coding sequence ATGGACCCATTGATGGAGCGGCGCACGTTCATGGCGCTGGTCTCGGGTGGCCTGCTCGCCGCGCCGCTTACCGCTGGGGCGCAGCAGCCGCGGCGAGTCCCGCGACTCTGCTTCCTCACGTTTGATCCAGGTACGGCGCAGTCGCCGTCGCCACGATTCGAGGCGTTCTTTCAGGGACTGCGCGACCTCGGCTACGTGCATGGGCAGACCGTGACCGTCGACTACCTTGTTGCCGACGGCCGTGGCGAGCGCTTTCCAGAACTCGCTGCCGAGTGCGTGCGCCTTAGGGCCGACATCATCGCCGTGACCACGACGCCGGCCGCTCGCGCGGCAAAGAACGCGACGCGCACGATCCCGATTGTCATGGTCGCACTCGGTGACCCCGTGGGGACGGAGCTCGTACACAGCCTCGCCCGACCTGGCGGAAACGTCACCGGGGTGACAAGCATGGCTCCCGGGCTTTCTGCCAAGCGTTTAGAGTTGCTGAAGGCGGCCGCGCCTCGAGTCTCGCGAGTGCTCGTGCTGGCCTACCTCGTCGACCCGATTGCGATGCCCCAGATCGAAGAACTGAAGAAGGCAGCTCCCTCGGTAGGTGTGCAGCTGCAGATTCGCAACATCGGCACTGCCGATGACCTCCCGGCCGCGTTCGACGCTGGTGCCAAGGAACGCGCCGACGGGCTCCTCACGACGTCCGCGAGCATCTTCATTGTTCACCGCGCGCGAATCACCGAACTCGCGGCTCGCCACAGATTACCGGCGATATACTCGGATAGGCTACTCGCTGACGCCGGTGGCCTGATGGCCTATGACGCAAATAGGCGCGGCCTTCAAATGGCCTCCGGCACCTACGTCGACAGGATTTTGAAGGGCGCCAAGCCTGCCGATCTTCCCGTCGAGCAGCCGACGAAGTTTGAGTTCGTCGTCAACCTCAAGACCGCCAAGGCGCTCGGCCTGACGATCCCGGACTCCCTGCTGCGGCGGGCGGATGAGATTATCCAGTGA